A stretch of the Flavobacterium sp. 5 genome encodes the following:
- a CDS encoding DUF6249 domain-containing protein, producing MGPELLIPISLFLMIFGIVYLIFSTRNRERLALIEKGADASIFAQGRQSGVAMWKIFILNTAFLLIGIGIGLFIALILTTYTALKSDVVYPATIIIMSGVGLLVGFNKAKDLDKE from the coding sequence ATGGGACCAGAACTTTTAATACCAATTAGTCTATTTTTAATGATCTTCGGGATCGTTTATCTTATTTTTTCAACAAGAAACAGGGAACGTTTAGCACTTATAGAAAAAGGTGCAGACGCAAGCATTTTTGCACAAGGAAGACAAAGCGGTGTTGCTATGTGGAAAATCTTTATCCTGAACACAGCTTTTCTTTTAATCGGAATAGGGATTGGTCTTTTTATTGCTTTAATCCTTACAACTTACACGGCGTTGAAATCAGATGTTGTTTACCCAGCAACAATTATTATAATGTCTGGAGTGGGCTTGCTTGTAGGATTTAACAAAGCCAAAGATCTCGACAAAGAGTAA
- a CDS encoding IPExxxVDY family protein, translating to MAIHKLDFGEFDEIDYSLIAIHTPLEDYRLAYFINQKLHVNLNKSIKEIQITDKEGEVHFSRFHYYEKKKDISWDLIQNINEVIQQKKEDDQSLFSNLDIEVAKKVYILPEFKKVNYFLKIENSEENTNLLEIQSELNSIDQITTNYVVDINKIKSKNNLIF from the coding sequence ATGGCAATTCATAAATTGGATTTTGGTGAATTTGACGAGATAGATTACAGTCTTATCGCTATTCACACGCCATTAGAAGATTACCGATTGGCTTATTTTATCAATCAAAAACTTCATGTAAATCTGAATAAATCTATCAAAGAAATTCAAATTACAGATAAAGAAGGGGAAGTTCATTTTTCTAGATTTCATTATTATGAAAAGAAAAAAGATATTTCTTGGGATTTGATACAAAATATAAACGAAGTCATTCAACAAAAAAAAGAAGACGATCAAAGTTTGTTTTCAAACTTAGATATAGAAGTAGCTAAAAAAGTGTACATTCTTCCTGAATTCAAAAAAGTTAACTACTTTTTAAAAATAGAAAACAGTGAAGAGAACACCAATCTTTTGGAAATTCAAAGTGAGCTGAATTCAATAGATCAAATAACTACTAACTATGTTGTTGATATAAATAAAATAAAATCAAAAAACAATTTAATTTTTTAA
- a CDS encoding DUF5689 domain-containing protein: protein MKLKISIIVLGIFLTLGSCVEEFNVPKLTCTQPDLKVNRTVEEVRLSTGSIVTQYKYDDIIEGYVVSSDEGGNFFKTISFQTLATDTTPSIGFSVPVDASNTYVDFKLGNKVYIKMKDQFTDFYYGGMRIGGIYVNTYNEGGVGRISANDYKKILNSSCTIVDEELLVRPISITDLLNDSNINTLVELSGVQFANDAIGRHYYEESNDIGGGTNWSLKDKLGNQVLFRTSSFADFADKIVPDGSGKVRGVLTKFGSDYQLLARSEKDVTLTGTAAVPFFAENFQSVETNTKLNLPGWANMVQKGTLFWKGTVYSGNGYAEFAISGTKVVSNIAWLISPQIDMDLHTNEVLTFRTAQHHLDVDSPLNSLEIYISNDFDGLNITKATWIPLTVVLPKQATPWYQFVGSGGIDLSSYTGKINIAFKYTGSGKNLALDGAFQVDDVQIFGDK, encoded by the coding sequence ATGAAGTTAAAAATCAGCATTATTGTATTAGGAATTTTCTTGACTTTAGGGAGTTGTGTAGAGGAATTTAATGTGCCAAAATTAACATGTACACAGCCCGATTTAAAAGTAAATCGAACTGTTGAAGAGGTTAGGCTAAGTACAGGTTCGATTGTGACACAATATAAATACGATGATATTATTGAAGGTTATGTCGTTTCCAGTGATGAAGGCGGGAACTTTTTCAAGACCATTTCGTTTCAAACATTGGCAACAGATACAACTCCATCGATAGGGTTTAGCGTTCCTGTTGATGCTTCGAATACGTACGTTGATTTTAAATTGGGAAACAAAGTATATATTAAAATGAAAGATCAGTTTACGGATTTCTATTATGGAGGTATGCGTATTGGAGGTATTTATGTTAACACTTATAATGAAGGAGGGGTGGGTAGAATTTCGGCAAATGATTATAAAAAAATCCTAAATTCCTCTTGTACAATAGTAGATGAAGAATTACTGGTTCGCCCAATTTCTATAACCGATTTATTGAACGATTCAAACATCAATACATTAGTAGAATTGTCGGGAGTGCAATTTGCAAATGACGCTATTGGCCGTCATTATTATGAAGAATCAAATGATATTGGGGGAGGCACTAATTGGAGTCTGAAAGATAAATTGGGAAATCAAGTGTTGTTTAGGACGAGTAGTTTTGCTGATTTTGCAGATAAAATTGTACCTGATGGAAGTGGAAAGGTAAGAGGCGTTTTGACCAAGTTTGGTTCAGACTATCAGTTATTAGCAAGATCTGAAAAAGACGTAACACTTACAGGAACTGCCGCTGTACCATTCTTTGCCGAAAATTTTCAAAGTGTAGAAACCAATACGAAACTAAATCTTCCAGGATGGGCAAATATGGTACAAAAAGGAACGTTGTTTTGGAAAGGGACTGTGTATTCAGGCAATGGTTATGCCGAGTTTGCTATTAGCGGAACCAAAGTAGTATCTAATATTGCTTGGTTAATTTCTCCCCAAATTGATATGGATTTGCATACAAATGAAGTATTAACTTTTCGAACAGCTCAGCATCATTTGGATGTTGATTCTCCTTTAAATTCGCTTGAAATTTATATTTCTAATGATTTTGATGGCTTGAATATTACTAAAGCAACTTGGATTCCTCTTACAGTTGTTTTGCCTAAGCAAGCTACACCTTGGTATCAGTTTGTGGGTTCTGGAGGAATAGATTTATCATCGTATACTGGGAAAATAAATATTGCTTTTAAATATACAGGATCGGGGAAAAACCTTGCTTTGGATGGTGCGTTTCAAGTCGATGATGTTCAGATTTTTGGAGATAAATAG
- a CDS encoding phosphoribosylglycinamide formyltransferase → MKKILIFASGSGTNAENIIKYFKNSSTGTVVAVFSNNSNAGVLDKAKKLTVPTDIFSKEDLNSGKVLQKVIQFQPDLIVLAGFLLKFPQDLIEAYPNKVVNIHPALLPKFGGKGMYGMYIHLAVVDNKEKETGITIHYVNENYDEGAIIFQKNVAVLGTDTPEVVAEKIHELEQKYFPEIIDKLLLNKL, encoded by the coding sequence ATGAAAAAAATACTGATATTTGCTTCTGGGTCGGGGACTAACGCTGAAAATATTATAAAATATTTTAAGAATAGTTCTACAGGAACTGTTGTGGCAGTTTTTTCAAATAATTCAAATGCAGGGGTTCTTGATAAAGCAAAAAAATTAACAGTTCCGACTGATATTTTCTCAAAAGAAGATTTAAATTCAGGAAAAGTACTACAAAAAGTTATTCAATTTCAACCTGATTTAATCGTTTTAGCTGGTTTTTTATTAAAATTCCCTCAAGATTTGATTGAAGCTTATCCAAATAAGGTTGTAAATATACATCCTGCGTTGTTGCCAAAATTTGGAGGAAAAGGAATGTACGGAATGTATATTCACTTAGCGGTAGTCGATAATAAAGAGAAAGAAACGGGAATTACTATTCATTATGTAAATGAAAATTATGATGAGGGAGCTATTATTTTTCAGAAAAATGTTGCAGTTTTAGGAACGGATACACCCGAAGTGGTTGCAGAAAAAATTCATGAATTAGAACAAAAATATTTCCCAGAGATAATAGATAAATTGCTTCTTAATAAACTTTAA
- the rnhA gene encoding ribonuclease HI: MNYDVHIYTDGAAKGNPGNGGYGVVMEWVGKPYKKEFYEGFRHTTNNRMELLAVIVGLEKLKKDNTSVLVISDSKYVVDSVQKKWVFGWEKKGFTGKKNPDLWKRFLIMYKKHKVDFKWIKGHNNHPQNERCDELAVMASMQKVVSIDSYYENVASKE; the protein is encoded by the coding sequence TTGAATTACGACGTACATATATATACTGATGGAGCGGCTAAAGGGAATCCTGGAAATGGAGGATACGGCGTTGTTATGGAGTGGGTTGGAAAGCCTTATAAAAAGGAATTCTACGAGGGTTTTAGACATACTACAAATAATAGAATGGAATTATTGGCAGTTATTGTAGGTTTAGAAAAACTTAAAAAAGATAATACTTCAGTTTTAGTTATCTCAGATTCAAAGTACGTTGTAGATTCTGTACAAAAAAAATGGGTTTTCGGTTGGGAGAAAAAAGGTTTTACAGGAAAAAAAAACCCCGATTTATGGAAGCGTTTCTTAATTATGTACAAAAAACACAAAGTAGATTTTAAGTGGATTAAAGGTCATAATAATCATCCTCAAAACGAAAGATGCGATGAGTTGGCAGTTATGGCTTCCATGCAAAAGGTGGTTTCCATTGATTCTTATTATGAAAATGTAGCTTCTAAAGAATAA
- the rnc gene encoding ribonuclease III: MHFLKKIFSKSRSQEDGIFFDAIQNILGFEPTNINCYKKAFTHRSSNRIDSKGNPINYERLEFLGDAMLSSVIAAYLFNEAPLGDEGYLTKMRSKIVSREHLNELGKDLNLIEFVESKVPVHHFGENIHGNIFESLIGAIYLDKGYQYCEKFIQKRVIIPYVDIARLEGKVISYKSLVIEWCQKEKKQFHYDIFEDNAIDGQRLFGVKLSIDDKVIAKARATSKKKAEEKASQRAYFAFQEKIERK, encoded by the coding sequence ATGCATTTTCTAAAAAAAATATTCTCAAAATCCCGTTCTCAAGAAGACGGGATTTTTTTTGATGCTATCCAAAACATCCTTGGATTTGAACCTACAAACATAAATTGTTACAAAAAAGCATTTACACATCGTTCTTCAAACCGTATCGATTCGAAAGGCAACCCTATTAATTACGAAAGACTTGAATTTTTAGGCGATGCTATGTTAAGCTCAGTTATTGCTGCCTATTTATTTAATGAAGCCCCACTTGGAGATGAAGGTTATTTAACAAAAATGCGCTCAAAAATAGTCAGCAGAGAACACTTGAATGAGTTAGGTAAAGACTTAAACCTAATAGAGTTTGTAGAAAGTAAAGTTCCTGTTCATCATTTTGGAGAGAATATACATGGTAATATATTCGAATCTTTAATTGGTGCAATTTACCTAGATAAAGGATACCAATATTGTGAAAAATTTATTCAAAAAAGAGTCATAATACCTTATGTAGACATTGCTCGATTAGAAGGTAAAGTAATTAGCTACAAAAGCCTTGTTATTGAATGGTGTCAAAAAGAGAAGAAACAATTTCACTATGATATTTTTGAAGACAATGCTATTGATGGTCAACGTCTATTTGGTGTAAAACTGAGTATTGATGATAAAGTCATTGCAAAAGCCAGAGCCACATCAAAAAAGAAAGCAGAAGAAAAAGCCTCGCAACGTGCTTATTTTGCTTTTCAAGAAAAAATTGAAAGAAAATAG
- the pyk gene encoding pyruvate kinase — protein MLTNKKTKIVATLGPACSTREIIKDMIEAGVNVFRVNFSHADYEDVKNKINIIRGINEEFGYTTGILGDLQGPKLRVGVMEDGVVVNDGDLITFTTAEDIIGTSKKVFMKYQNFPNDVNPGERILLDDGKLIFEIVSTDKKTEVIARVIQGGELKSKKGVNLPNTKISLPALTEKDIADAIFAIEMKLDWIALSFVKTPRDLQDLQELIAKHSEYKIPIIAKIEMPEALENMDRIVAYCDALMVARGDLGVELPAHEVPLVQKELIHRAKTARIPVIVATQMMETMITSLTPTRAEVNDVANSVMDGADAVMLSGETATGNYPVQVIQKMTQILEAVEDSPLIQVPQNSPQVRTNRFITKTVCQHAATMANVIKAKAICTLTNSGYTAFQISAWRPSAHILVFTSNKRIITQLNLLWGVKSFYYEKSVSTDDTVTDVNNIVKEKGFVKKGDFLINLAAMPITEKGMVNTLRISEIE, from the coding sequence ATGCTTACAAACAAAAAAACCAAAATTGTAGCCACACTTGGGCCTGCATGTAGTACACGAGAGATCATTAAAGATATGATTGAGGCAGGTGTAAATGTATTTAGAGTAAATTTTTCACACGCTGACTACGAAGATGTTAAAAACAAAATCAACATTATCCGTGGTATAAACGAAGAGTTTGGATACACTACTGGAATTCTTGGAGATCTACAAGGGCCTAAACTTCGTGTTGGAGTTATGGAAGACGGAGTTGTTGTTAACGATGGTGATTTAATTACTTTTACAACTGCTGAAGATATTATAGGTACTTCAAAAAAGGTATTTATGAAATACCAAAACTTCCCAAATGACGTTAACCCTGGAGAAAGAATACTACTTGATGATGGAAAATTAATTTTTGAAATCGTTTCAACAGATAAAAAAACAGAAGTAATTGCTCGTGTTATACAAGGGGGTGAATTGAAATCTAAAAAAGGGGTAAATCTACCAAATACTAAAATTTCATTACCTGCTTTGACTGAAAAAGACATTGCTGATGCCATTTTTGCAATAGAAATGAAATTAGACTGGATTGCTCTTTCATTTGTTAAAACTCCTAGAGATTTACAAGATTTACAAGAATTAATTGCAAAACACTCTGAATATAAAATTCCAATTATAGCCAAAATCGAAATGCCTGAAGCATTAGAAAATATGGATAGAATTGTAGCTTATTGTGATGCATTGATGGTTGCCAGAGGTGATTTAGGTGTTGAATTACCTGCTCACGAAGTACCATTAGTTCAAAAAGAATTAATTCACAGAGCTAAAACAGCTAGAATTCCTGTAATTGTAGCGACTCAAATGATGGAGACAATGATTACTAGTTTGACTCCAACTCGTGCTGAAGTAAATGACGTAGCCAACTCGGTTATGGATGGTGCTGATGCAGTAATGCTTTCTGGTGAAACAGCTACTGGTAATTATCCTGTACAAGTTATTCAAAAAATGACTCAAATTCTTGAAGCAGTTGAAGATTCTCCACTTATTCAAGTACCTCAAAACTCTCCACAAGTAAGAACAAATCGTTTTATCACTAAAACAGTTTGCCAACATGCTGCTACTATGGCTAATGTTATCAAAGCAAAAGCAATTTGTACTTTAACAAATAGTGGTTATACAGCTTTCCAAATTTCGGCTTGGAGACCTTCTGCACACATTTTGGTTTTTACGTCAAACAAAAGAATTATAACTCAGCTTAATTTATTATGGGGAGTAAAATCATTCTATTATGAAAAATCAGTAAGTACAGATGATACTGTTACTGATGTAAATAATATCGTAAAAGAAAAAGGATTTGTGAAAAAAGGAGATTTCTTGATCAACTTGGCAGCAATGCCAATTACTGAAAAAGGAATGGTTAATACCTTAAGAATTTCTGAAATAGAATAA
- a CDS encoding DUF6377 domain-containing protein produces MNQFLLFVTILLLPYYSIAQTNSDALLSEIDQTIENNSFFTQKKEREIAQLKALLKSTNISISKYEITQKLYINYNSYQSDSALVYARKNLKIAENLKDSEKLNQAEINLVSIMGTLGMYKEGTDILKTITIALASSLKGPFYNVSRTIYGQMADNTSSPQEKEKYLFLAKKYRDSCISYYPTHSVSNIIAKADWDLDHKKPSETLHLLLPYFSKTNHKDPNRAIISYLISQAYKQKKDRLQEKKWLSISALSDLQLSKKEYISLRSLAFLLYEDGDIERAYTYIKRSLDDAVVCNARLRTYEISKMLPIISQSYQQQNETNRFQLVVFLISASFFALILLVLLFLLFKQMKKLASAKKELSSANDKLSELNAELNTFNEKLNLSNNTLSEANFLKEIYIGRYMDQCSDYLGKLDEYQRKLNVLATTGKINDLVSTVKSKDYIEKELKEFYANFDKTFLQLFPDFITDFNSLLIPDETIHPKEGEQLNTELRIFALIRLGIKDSAKISVFLRYSISTIYNYRSQLKNKSAGPRDEFEERVIQIGNNNK; encoded by the coding sequence ATGAATCAGTTTTTGCTATTTGTCACAATTTTGCTTCTGCCTTATTATTCTATAGCTCAAACAAATTCAGATGCATTATTATCTGAAATAGATCAAACTATTGAAAATAATTCCTTTTTTACTCAAAAAAAAGAACGAGAAATTGCTCAGCTTAAAGCACTTTTAAAAAGCACCAACATTTCTATTTCTAAATATGAGATTACACAAAAGCTGTACATCAATTACAATTCATATCAATCTGACTCAGCTTTGGTTTATGCTAGAAAAAATCTTAAAATTGCAGAAAACCTTAAAGACTCAGAAAAATTAAATCAAGCCGAAATAAATCTCGTGTCTATCATGGGAACATTAGGCATGTACAAAGAAGGTACTGATATTCTTAAAACGATTACAATTGCACTGGCTTCCTCTTTAAAAGGCCCCTTTTATAATGTCAGTCGAACAATTTATGGTCAAATGGCCGACAACACATCTTCTCCTCAAGAAAAAGAAAAATATCTCTTTCTCGCTAAAAAATACCGAGATTCCTGTATATCTTATTATCCAACACATTCTGTTTCTAATATTATAGCTAAAGCTGATTGGGATTTAGATCATAAAAAACCTAGTGAAACATTACATTTATTACTCCCATATTTTTCTAAAACCAATCATAAAGATCCTAATCGAGCGATTATATCCTATCTTATCTCGCAAGCTTATAAACAAAAAAAAGACAGATTACAGGAGAAAAAATGGCTGAGTATTTCGGCTTTATCAGACTTGCAATTATCTAAAAAAGAATATATTTCGCTTCGTTCATTAGCATTTTTACTTTATGAAGATGGCGATATTGAAAGAGCCTATACTTATATCAAACGCTCATTGGATGATGCTGTTGTATGCAACGCCCGTTTGAGAACTTATGAAATATCAAAAATGCTCCCAATCATTAGTCAGTCATATCAGCAGCAAAATGAAACCAATAGATTCCAATTAGTTGTTTTTTTAATTAGTGCTAGTTTCTTTGCTCTTATTTTATTAGTGCTTTTATTTCTTCTTTTTAAGCAGATGAAAAAATTAGCTTCTGCAAAAAAAGAGCTGAGTTCCGCTAATGATAAACTTTCAGAATTGAATGCTGAATTAAATACTTTTAATGAAAAATTAAATCTGTCGAACAATACCTTATCAGAAGCTAATTTTTTAAAAGAAATTTATATTGGCCGCTACATGGATCAATGCTCAGATTATTTAGGAAAACTTGATGAATACCAACGGAAGCTAAATGTACTGGCAACAACCGGAAAAATAAATGATCTTGTTAGTACTGTAAAATCAAAAGACTATATCGAAAAAGAACTAAAAGAGTTTTATGCTAATTTTGACAAAACCTTTTTACAATTGTTTCCCGATTTTATAACTGATTTTAATTCCTTGTTGATTCCAGATGAAACCATCCATCCAAAGGAAGGTGAACAGCTTAATACCGAATTAAGAATATTTGCACTCATTCGTCTGGGAATAAAAGACAGTGCTAAAATTTCAGTCTTTCTTCGATATTCTATTTCTACCATTTACAATTACCGTTCTCAACTCAAAAATAAATCAGCTGGTCCAAGAGATGAATTTGAAGAAAGAGTAATACAAATTGGAAATAACAATAAATAA
- a CDS encoding acyl carrier protein, with the protein MSDIASRVKAIIVDKLGVDENEVVTEASFTNDLGADSLDTVELIMEFEKEFDIQIPDDQAENIATVGQAISYIEEAKK; encoded by the coding sequence ATGTCAGACATTGCATCAAGAGTAAAAGCGATTATCGTAGACAAATTAGGTGTTGACGAAAACGAAGTTGTAACAGAAGCAAGCTTCACTAATGATTTGGGAGCTGACTCATTAGACACTGTTGAGCTTATTATGGAATTCGAAAAAGAATTTGACATTCAAATTCCAGATGATCAAGCAGAAAACATTGCTACTGTAGGTCAAGCTATCTCTTACATCGAGGAAGCTAAAAAATAA
- the fabF gene encoding beta-ketoacyl-ACP synthase II, translating into MVLRRVVVTGLGALTPIGNNIEEFWNGLINGVSGAAPITYFDASKFRTKFACEVKNFNVEDFIDRKEARKMDRYAQYAMVASDQAVKDANFDYDKLDKDRVGVIWGSGIGGLETFQIEVLNFSAGDGTPKFNPFFIPKMIADIAGGLISMKHGFRGPNFTTVSACASSTNAIIDAFNYIRLGHADVIVTGGSEAAVTIAGMGGFNAMHALSTRNDDPKTASRPMDKGRDGFVLGEGAGALILEEYEHAVARGATIYCEIGGGGMSADAYHITAPHPEGLGAKNVMLNCLRDAGLEPSDVDGVNMHGTSTPLGDIGESKAILHVFGEHAYTMNLNSTKSMTGHLLGATGAIEAISCILSLKYGIVPPTINHFTDDENIDPKLNFTFNVAQKREMNVVMSNTFGFGGHNACVLVKKLDFKA; encoded by the coding sequence ATGGTTTTAAGAAGAGTTGTTGTAACAGGCCTTGGTGCTCTTACTCCCATTGGTAATAATATTGAAGAATTTTGGAATGGTTTAATTAATGGTGTTAGTGGTGCTGCACCAATAACATATTTTGATGCTTCAAAGTTTAGAACAAAATTTGCCTGTGAAGTAAAAAACTTCAATGTCGAAGATTTTATTGACAGGAAAGAGGCCCGAAAAATGGACCGTTACGCACAATACGCTATGGTTGCATCTGACCAAGCCGTAAAGGATGCTAATTTCGATTATGACAAATTAGATAAAGATAGAGTAGGTGTCATTTGGGGTTCAGGAATTGGAGGATTAGAAACTTTTCAAATAGAAGTTCTTAATTTTTCAGCTGGTGATGGTACTCCAAAGTTCAATCCTTTCTTCATACCAAAAATGATTGCTGATATAGCAGGTGGACTTATTTCAATGAAACATGGATTTAGAGGTCCAAATTTCACAACAGTTTCCGCTTGTGCGTCATCAACAAATGCTATTATTGATGCTTTCAATTACATACGCCTTGGTCATGCTGATGTGATAGTAACTGGAGGTTCAGAAGCAGCTGTAACAATTGCTGGAATGGGAGGTTTTAATGCTATGCATGCCTTATCAACTAGAAATGATGACCCAAAAACAGCTTCAAGACCAATGGATAAAGGCAGAGACGGATTTGTACTAGGTGAAGGTGCGGGAGCATTAATCCTAGAAGAATACGAACATGCTGTAGCCCGTGGGGCAACAATATATTGTGAAATTGGAGGAGGCGGAATGTCTGCTGATGCTTACCACATTACCGCACCGCACCCTGAAGGATTAGGAGCTAAAAATGTAATGTTAAACTGTTTAAGAGATGCTGGTTTAGAACCATCGGATGTAGACGGTGTAAACATGCACGGTACTTCAACTCCACTTGGTGATATTGGTGAATCTAAAGCAATTCTTCATGTTTTTGGCGAACATGCCTACACCATGAATTTGAATTCGACAAAATCAATGACTGGCCATTTACTTGGTGCCACTGGAGCAATAGAAGCAATATCATGTATTCTTTCATTAAAATACGGAATTGTACCTCCTACAATAAATCATTTTACAGATGATGAAAATATCGATCCAAAATTAAACTTTACTTTTAACGTAGCTCAAAAAAGAGAAATGAATGTTGTTATGAGTAATACATTTGGATTTGGAGGTCATAACGCTTGCGTTTTGGTTAAAAAATTAGATTTCAAAGCTTAA
- a CDS encoding glycoside hydrolase family 97 protein, whose product MKHLLYTALFCFMAFQCAISQQLKSPNGNFTMVFALQNDGTPNYSLVYKGKTVIKPSKLGLELKDDKKSLLNDFTLTDSKTTSFDETWKPVWGEVESIRNQYNELAVTLNQKGTDRQIIIRFRLFNDGLGFRYEFPTQKNLVYFVIKEERTQFAMTGDHTAFWIPGDYDTQEYDYTTSKLSEIRGYSEKAKTANLSQTSFSPTGVQTSLMLKTNDGLYINLHEAALINYSCMHLNLDDKNMIFESWLTPDEKGDKGYIQAPSHSPWRTIIISDDAREILASKMTLNLNDPCKIEDTSWIKPVKYVGVWWEMITGKSSWSYTDEFPSVQLGVTDFSKAKPNATHGANNANVKKYIDFAAANGFDAVLVEGWNEGWEDWFGHYKDYVFDFVTPYPDFDVQGLHEYAKSKGVKMIMHHETSGSVRNYERHIDKAYQFMKDNGYDAVKSGYVGSIISNGDNHYNQFMINHYQYAIEKAAEYKIMLNAHEAVRPTGICRTYPNLIGNEAARGTEYQAFGGSKPNHVTLLPFTRLIGGPMDYTPGIFEMDLSKFSPNNKSHVNSTIANQLALYVTLYSPLQMAADLPENYNRFLDAFQFIKDVAVDWTESNYLEAEPGQYITVARKAKGTNNWFIGNVNGYDSRTSNINFAFLEKGKKYTATIYADGKDANYKTNPQAYTVRKIEVTNKSKLSQLSAPGGGYAISIIEKK is encoded by the coding sequence ATGAAACATTTACTTTATACTGCTTTATTTTGCTTTATGGCATTCCAGTGTGCCATTTCACAACAATTGAAATCTCCTAATGGAAATTTTACTATGGTGTTTGCGTTACAAAATGATGGAACTCCAAATTATAGTTTAGTCTACAAAGGAAAAACAGTTATAAAGCCAAGTAAATTAGGCCTGGAACTTAAAGATGACAAAAAGTCTTTACTGAATGATTTTACCCTAACAGATAGTAAAACCACTTCATTTGATGAAACTTGGAAACCAGTTTGGGGAGAAGTAGAATCCATTCGCAATCAATACAATGAACTTGCAGTAACACTTAATCAAAAAGGAACAGACAGACAAATTATCATTCGTTTTCGATTGTTTAATGATGGCTTAGGTTTTCGATATGAATTTCCAACTCAAAAAAACTTGGTCTATTTTGTTATAAAAGAAGAGAGAACACAATTTGCAATGACAGGAGATCATACTGCTTTTTGGATTCCTGGAGATTATGACACTCAGGAATATGATTATACGACTTCTAAATTATCTGAAATAAGAGGTTATTCTGAGAAAGCAAAAACAGCGAATTTATCTCAAACTTCTTTTTCACCAACTGGGGTACAAACGTCACTTATGCTGAAAACTAATGATGGTTTATACATCAATTTACATGAAGCAGCATTGATTAATTATTCTTGTATGCACTTGAATTTGGATGATAAGAATATGATTTTCGAATCTTGGTTAACTCCAGATGAAAAAGGAGACAAAGGATATATTCAAGCTCCTTCACATTCACCTTGGCGTACGATTATTATTAGCGATGATGCTAGAGAAATTTTAGCTTCAAAAATGACTTTAAATTTAAATGATCCTTGCAAAATAGAAGATACATCATGGATTAAGCCAGTTAAATATGTTGGTGTTTGGTGGGAAATGATTACTGGAAAAAGTTCATGGTCATACACCGATGAATTTCCGTCTGTACAATTAGGTGTTACCGATTTTTCTAAAGCTAAACCAAACGCGACGCATGGTGCAAACAATGCAAATGTGAAAAAATATATTGATTTTGCCGCCGCTAATGGTTTTGATGCCGTATTAGTCGAAGGTTGGAACGAAGGTTGGGAAGACTGGTTTGGTCACTACAAAGACTATGTTTTTGATTTTGTAACTCCTTACCCAGATTTTGATGTGCAAGGATTACATGAATATGCAAAATCCAAAGGTGTAAAAATGATTATGCACCATGAAACATCTGGATCAGTTCGTAACTATGAACGTCACATAGATAAAGCATACCAGTTCATGAAAGACAATGGGTATGATGCCGTAAAAAGTGGTTATGTAGGTAGTATTATATCAAATGGTGACAATCATTACAACCAATTTATGATAAATCATTACCAATATGCAATAGAAAAAGCAGCCGAGTATAAAATCATGCTCAATGCCCATGAAGCTGTTAGACCAACAGGTATTTGTAGAACCTATCCTAACCTTATTGGTAACGAAGCGGCTAGAGGAACCGAATATCAAGCATTTGGCGGTTCAAAACCAAACCATGTAACATTATTACCTTTTACTAGATTAATTGGTGGACCAATGGATTATACACCAGGTATTTTTGAAATGGATTTAAGTAAATTTAGCCCAAACAATAAGTCTCACGTAAACAGCACTATAGCAAATCAACTTGCCTTATATGTTACACTTTACAGTCCTTTGCAAATGGCTGCCGATTTACCTGAAAATTATAATAGATTCCTTGATGCTTTTCAATTTATCAAAGATGTAGCTGTGGATTGGACAGAAAGCAACTACTTAGAAGCTGAGCCAGGTCAATATATTACCGTTGCCAGAAAAGCAAAAGGAACCAATAACTGGTTTATAGGAAACGTAAATGGATATGATTCTCGTACTTCTAACATCAATTTTGCATTTTTAGAAAAAGGAAAAAAATACACTGCTACTATTTATGCTGATGGAAAAGATGCTAATTACAAAACAAACCCGCAAGCCTATACGGTTCGAAAAATAGAAGTAACTAATAAATCCAAACTTTCGCAACTAAGCGCTCCAGGTGGTGGTTATGCGATAAGCATTATTGAAAAGAAATAG